A portion of the uncultured Bacteroides sp. genome contains these proteins:
- a CDS encoding HlyD family secretion protein encodes MEKEKKGKGIKKYIPLIAVVAIVLGGSWYWYVEYTKYISTDDAHIDSDNYAVSSKMLDRINHIYFEEGDSVKRGDLLVELDSTELHAQKMQSEANLEQSKAQQVQAKAKLSYDEESIKVLQVGLAKAEEDYTRAKEQYKGDVITKEQYDHTQKAWESAKAQLNAAKKQLTVSSALIGSANATIETTKAQIKVISTQLNNTRLYAPIDGIVAKKWLLDGDVTQPGQTVLTVTNPQKLWVEVYLEETKMGGLHLNQKAKLKIDAYPDVTFMGHITQLSSNTASQFSLIPPNNASGNFTKVTQRVPLKISIDNTENNSPLSHYNLLSGMSVVVKVIRD; translated from the coding sequence ATGGAAAAAGAAAAGAAAGGAAAAGGAATAAAAAAGTATATTCCTTTGATTGCTGTTGTTGCAATCGTATTGGGCGGTAGTTGGTATTGGTATGTGGAATATACCAAATACATTTCGACCGATGACGCACACATTGACTCAGACAACTATGCCGTTAGTTCTAAGATGCTGGATCGCATCAATCACATCTATTTTGAGGAAGGAGATTCTGTAAAAAGAGGAGACTTACTCGTGGAACTAGACAGCACAGAGCTACATGCGCAAAAGATGCAGAGTGAAGCCAATCTGGAACAGTCAAAGGCACAACAGGTACAAGCCAAAGCTAAATTGAGTTATGACGAAGAGAGTATCAAGGTACTTCAAGTAGGGCTAGCCAAAGCAGAGGAAGACTATACACGGGCTAAAGAGCAATACAAAGGTGACGTCATTACGAAAGAACAGTATGATCACACCCAAAAAGCGTGGGAATCAGCAAAAGCTCAACTAAATGCCGCAAAGAAACAACTGACTGTCTCAAGTGCGTTGATAGGATCGGCAAATGCTACCATTGAAACAACTAAAGCACAAATCAAGGTTATCTCCACACAACTAAACAACACCCGCTTATATGCACCTATTGATGGTATCGTAGCCAAGAAGTGGCTTTTAGATGGTGATGTGACTCAACCCGGACAGACAGTACTGACTGTAACCAACCCGCAGAAATTATGGGTGGAAGTCTACTTGGAAGAGACAAAGATGGGAGGATTGCATTTGAACCAGAAAGCTAAACTGAAAATAGATGCGTATCCTGACGTTACTTTTATGGGGCATATCACGCAACTTAGTTCAAATACGGCTTCTCAGTTTTCACTCATTCCACCTAATAATGCGTCGGGAAACTTCACCAAAGTAACCCAACGTGTTCCATTAAAAATATCCATAGACAATACTGAGAACAACTCTCCATTGAGCCACTATAATCTATTATCCGGCATGTCGGTTGTTGTGAAAGTAATAAGAGACTAA
- a CDS encoding sigma-70 family RNA polymerase sigma factor → MNSDRELLDAIAQKDNKSFRIFYCRYELLVSKKILDIMKDREAAEDLCQDFWLLVWVSPAIIKTNKEGSAIGFIIHFLTLRSYYSFRSPHRKMVMVDDFDEVEQKHRLQYTHVFEELEEKEIEVNIDRILETLPEISRQVYDLCRRKHYSVAEVAQQLSTTEGHVRSKLSWTLRILRVHLSASYLTKASKSSICLMLIVRNLL, encoded by the coding sequence ATGAATAGTGATAGAGAATTATTAGACGCCATAGCACAGAAAGACAATAAATCGTTTCGAATATTCTATTGCCGTTATGAACTTTTAGTATCTAAAAAGATTCTTGATATCATGAAAGATAGGGAAGCGGCCGAAGATCTGTGTCAGGACTTTTGGCTTTTGGTGTGGGTGAGTCCAGCTATTATTAAAACCAATAAGGAAGGTTCAGCTATTGGTTTCATTATTCATTTTCTGACTCTTCGCTCTTATTATTCGTTTCGTTCACCCCATCGTAAGATGGTGATGGTCGATGATTTCGACGAAGTGGAGCAAAAGCACCGTTTGCAATATACGCATGTTTTCGAAGAGTTGGAGGAGAAAGAGATCGAGGTAAATATCGATCGCATTTTAGAAACATTACCTGAGATTTCCCGGCAGGTCTATGACCTCTGTCGCCGTAAGCATTACTCTGTGGCGGAAGTAGCCCAGCAGTTATCTACTACAGAGGGGCATGTACGCAGTAAACTTTCGTGGACACTACGTATACTCCGTGTTCACTTATCAGCTTCCTACTTAACCAAAGCCTCTAAATCATCTATCTGCCTGATGCTTATTGTACGCAATCTTTTGTAA
- a CDS encoding TetR/AcrR family transcriptional regulator, with protein sequence MVNTTYTKDCPDKLLQIIEAAQRRFGLYGFEKTAMHEIASDLNMSKGSLYYYFPDKEHLYAAVVQKEHDLFLHLVEAKMVSLTDAADMLREYVNIRLSYYRALLNLSHFRHNNIGEMHKVMHSVMQGKSTLFKTQEKELLSKIFTCGIEQQRFENQTLEEMDETSELLLDIIKGLTGVAIKNKDIFYLDDKEYEKTLKRINRFVEMFIKALKK encoded by the coding sequence ATGGTTAATACAACTTATACAAAAGATTGTCCCGATAAGCTCTTGCAAATTATAGAGGCAGCGCAAAGAAGATTCGGATTATATGGATTTGAAAAGACTGCCATGCATGAAATAGCATCCGACCTTAATATGTCCAAAGGTTCTTTATACTACTATTTTCCGGATAAAGAACATCTCTATGCCGCCGTAGTACAGAAAGAACATGATTTGTTTCTCCACCTGGTAGAGGCTAAAATGGTATCACTGACTGATGCCGCCGACATGCTTAGAGAATACGTGAACATAAGGCTTTCTTATTACCGGGCTTTACTAAATCTAAGCCATTTTAGACACAATAACATCGGAGAAATGCACAAAGTGATGCATAGCGTGATGCAAGGCAAATCGACCCTGTTCAAAACTCAGGAGAAAGAACTTTTGAGCAAGATATTCACTTGTGGCATAGAGCAACAACGTTTTGAGAATCAGACTCTTGAGGAAATGGATGAAACATCAGAGCTACTGTTAGACATTATCAAAGGCCTGACAGGAGTTGCAATAAAAAATAAAGACATATTCTATTTAGACGACAAAGAATATGAGAAAACTTTAAAAAGAATCAATCGATTTGTTGAGATGTTTATAAAAGCATTAAAGAAGTAA
- a CDS encoding sigma-70 family RNA polymerase sigma factor translates to MNTSDSELLARIAERDYDAFNIMYARYNRLFMKWTYKRTRNSQTSEDIMQIFWGNLWTTPAVFNVNEEGVAKQSLLKILSFRITDYLKSSEGREESAETDIISEINAGMSYTHVFEDLQEGEIHQIITKVLSTLPQLHQDIYHLRWNKHYSTKETAETLGICEKAVRERYKKTLSGLKKHLLEDYLNDNKANKSSAIMLLMLIRINLFYLSASSLANDFLAVIGIR, encoded by the coding sequence ATGAATACTTCGGATAGTGAATTACTGGCAAGAATTGCAGAACGGGACTACGATGCGTTCAACATCATGTACGCCCGCTACAACCGTCTGTTCATGAAATGGACATATAAACGTACCCGAAACAGCCAAACGTCGGAAGATATCATGCAAATCTTCTGGGGAAATCTGTGGACTACTCCTGCGGTGTTTAATGTAAATGAAGAGGGAGTAGCCAAACAAAGTTTGCTGAAGATTCTCTCGTTTCGCATTACCGATTATCTGAAATCTTCCGAAGGCAGAGAAGAGAGTGCGGAGACGGATATCATCTCTGAAATAAATGCCGGGATGTCTTACACGCACGTATTCGAAGATCTACAGGAGGGCGAAATTCATCAGATCATCACAAAAGTGCTAAGCACATTGCCTCAACTGCATCAGGACATCTATCACCTGCGTTGGAATAAGCATTATTCTACAAAGGAGACAGCAGAGACACTGGGCATCTGTGAAAAGGCTGTGCGCGAAAGATACAAGAAGACGCTTTCGGGCCTGAAGAAGCACTTGCTTGAAGATTACCTGAACGACAACAAGGCGAATAAGTCATCCGCCATCATGTTGCTGATGCTCATTCGCATTAATCTTTTCTATCTATCGGCATCGAGCCTGGCGAACGATTTCCTTGCCGTCATCGGCATTCGTTAA
- a CDS encoding FecR family protein, translating to MDTDKTKKNEQEDKLNYSPDELQAMDNGLAEAFLHSLNDSATHEEQTVVEEFTLFRMKKMPNSIYNENAAREMSQKVWSNLASQLELPDIDKEISPDEIGTATEKDYISYVEKERKSRLRKLNTPTRRTLLNYATAAAAILFIAFLCKVMIIDPSSITKEKNTFIASTKQLYQTGEEATKQIQLPDGTIIILNRETKLRLDNKDFNRQRREVWLEGEAFFEVAKNAEKPFIIHHESMRTIVHGTSFNIKAYKGIGKQIVSVRDGKVEVCEGRRQLAILTRNNQLTYDEQKDEYETEKSNWESAAGWIKGKIILNKANAQELKLKLKLHFGLELKMTSHVPKEMMLRSSYPGDAKAKDVLEGVCAVYKLKYKVKDGQVTLYK from the coding sequence ATGGATACAGATAAAACGAAAAAGAATGAACAAGAGGATAAACTTAACTATAGTCCGGATGAATTGCAAGCAATGGACAATGGTCTGGCAGAAGCCTTCCTGCATAGCCTGAATGACAGTGCGACTCACGAAGAACAAACGGTTGTTGAGGAGTTTACTCTCTTCAGAATGAAGAAAATGCCGAACAGTATCTATAATGAAAACGCGGCTCGTGAAATGAGTCAGAAGGTATGGAGCAACCTTGCTTCCCAACTGGAACTTCCGGATATTGATAAGGAGATTAGTCCCGACGAAATAGGGACGGCAACAGAAAAAGACTATATAAGCTATGTGGAAAAAGAACGTAAAAGTAGGCTACGAAAGTTAAATACTCCGACCAGGCGCACACTATTGAACTACGCAACAGCTGCGGCGGCTATCTTATTTATTGCGTTTTTATGTAAAGTAATGATCATCGATCCTTCTTCTATCACCAAAGAAAAAAACACTTTCATTGCATCTACCAAACAACTGTATCAGACAGGAGAAGAAGCGACCAAGCAAATACAATTGCCGGATGGAACGATTATTATTTTAAACAGGGAAACGAAACTTAGACTAGATAACAAAGACTTCAATCGCCAACGAAGAGAGGTATGGCTAGAGGGGGAAGCCTTCTTTGAAGTAGCTAAAAACGCAGAAAAGCCTTTCATCATTCATCACGAGAGCATGAGAACCATCGTTCACGGAACGTCATTCAATATCAAAGCATACAAAGGAATAGGCAAACAGATTGTCTCTGTGAGAGATGGAAAAGTAGAGGTTTGTGAAGGAAGGAGACAATTAGCTATTTTGACTCGCAACAACCAGCTGACTTATGATGAACAGAAGGATGAATATGAAACAGAAAAATCGAACTGGGAATCGGCAGCCGGATGGATTAAAGGAAAGATAATACTGAATAAGGCCAATGCGCAAGAATTAAAGCTAAAACTTAAACTGCACTTCGGTTTAGAACTAAAGATGACCAGTCATGTGCCGAAAGAGATGATGCTCCGATCATCGTATCCCGGTGATGCAAAAGCGAAAGATGTATTGGAAGGCGTTTGTGCCGTCTATAAGTTAAAGTATAAGGTGAAAGACGGCCAGGTGACTCTATACAAATAG
- a CDS encoding DHA2 family efflux MFS transporter permease subunit, translated as MKKATLSHRLRRKIRSRDSAFHPRNINYKWWLLGNIMVGTFMAVLDSTIVNVALPKIMTSFGVGIDKIEWVSTAYMLAMAVMLPTAGWMADKFGYKRLYFLGMLLFTFGSLLCGMSGNEDMLIIARVIQGFGAGTIQPLGMAIISREFPPQQRGVALGFWAIAAAASISFGPLIGGYLVDNFNWALIFDVNVPVGIIGMVATIIIQTEYKNKRTRKFDIVGFISATIFLPVLLYALSQGNAETNSEGWSAPYILLCFAISLIGMTVFITQELTVKEPLLDLRLLANRNFGICSLIMLMFSIGMFGSTFLLPLYLQNSLGYTALQAGAVFLPVGIIQGIMSPTSGFLTTKVNPKWILLTGIAMLAFSFYINSSFSFLTERGYIMFGLYIRGFAMGIIFTPLSTISLSQISKDKMAQASGVSNTIRQIGGSLGVAILTTVLTSRVTYHNELYSEALNPNAPTYQQVQSGLQHFAQKQIDSSPSIASQQGKALLISHIGKQAYIQGVDDDFLLVAVLTIIGGIPAFALRKRKENV; from the coding sequence ATGAAAAAAGCAACTCTTTCGCACCGACTTCGCCGAAAGATACGAAGTCGCGACTCAGCTTTTCATCCTCGAAATATCAATTATAAATGGTGGCTACTGGGTAATATCATGGTTGGTACATTCATGGCTGTACTCGACTCAACCATTGTTAATGTAGCGTTACCTAAGATCATGACTTCTTTCGGGGTAGGAATTGACAAAATAGAATGGGTTTCTACAGCCTACATGCTCGCAATGGCTGTAATGTTGCCAACTGCAGGATGGATGGCTGACAAGTTCGGATACAAACGTTTATATTTTTTAGGAATGCTGCTCTTTACTTTTGGCTCTTTACTCTGCGGCATGTCCGGTAATGAAGATATGCTGATTATTGCACGTGTCATTCAGGGTTTTGGTGCCGGTACAATACAGCCTTTGGGTATGGCTATCATCTCAAGAGAGTTTCCTCCTCAACAACGAGGAGTCGCTCTTGGATTCTGGGCAATTGCTGCCGCAGCTTCTATTTCCTTTGGGCCTCTCATCGGAGGATATCTGGTTGATAACTTCAACTGGGCACTGATCTTCGATGTAAATGTTCCTGTGGGAATCATAGGGATGGTCGCAACTATTATCATACAGACCGAATATAAGAATAAGCGAACACGCAAATTCGATATTGTGGGATTCATCTCCGCTACAATCTTCTTGCCGGTACTTCTTTATGCACTTTCACAAGGTAATGCGGAAACTAATTCGGAAGGTTGGAGTGCTCCATACATCTTGTTATGCTTTGCTATATCGCTAATTGGGATGACTGTGTTTATCACACAAGAATTAACTGTAAAGGAACCCCTGCTTGATTTGCGGCTATTGGCAAACAGAAACTTCGGAATCTGCTCCCTTATCATGCTCATGTTTAGTATCGGTATGTTCGGAAGTACTTTCCTCTTGCCGCTTTACTTACAGAACTCACTGGGATATACAGCATTGCAAGCAGGAGCCGTATTTCTTCCGGTAGGAATCATACAGGGAATCATGTCTCCCACCTCCGGCTTCCTGACAACTAAAGTAAACCCCAAATGGATACTCCTTACAGGAATTGCGATGCTGGCTTTCAGTTTCTATATAAATTCGTCTTTTTCCTTTCTAACAGAACGAGGATATATCATGTTCGGGCTTTATATACGTGGTTTTGCCATGGGGATTATATTCACCCCACTCAGCACGATCTCATTATCGCAAATATCCAAAGACAAAATGGCTCAAGCCTCCGGGGTAAGCAACACAATACGCCAGATAGGAGGAAGTTTAGGTGTAGCCATACTCACAACGGTGCTTACAAGCAGGGTCACTTACCACAACGAGTTATATAGTGAAGCACTTAACCCCAATGCGCCGACTTATCAACAAGTACAAAGCGGATTACAGCACTTCGCTCAAAAGCAGATAGACAGTTCGCCATCCATAGCCAGTCAGCAAGGAAAAGCATTACTCATCTCACACATAGGCAAACAAGCCTACATACAAGGTGTAGATGATGACTTTCTATTAGTAGCTGTTCTGACAATTATAGGTGGGATTCCGGCATTTGCTTTACGCAAAAGAAAAGAAAACGTATAA
- a CDS encoding glycerophosphodiester phosphodiesterase family protein, giving the protein MKKPVFVSIPLLAMCVAALMGGCKSAEEKIPVVHAHRGGAALYPENTIPAMIHAVDLGVPVLELDLHVTLDSQIVVSHDAFFNSIKAFTPQGDTIPKDQMKNYKLYHMTYDSICKYDVGNRVNPSFPLRKNLKCVVPLVSTLIDSVETYVKHNGKAAVSYNIEIKSDPAKDGIFSPDYRTFADLCMKVLLSKELGDRLLVQCFDVRTLNYLHQKYPSVRLSYLVEDHVASFDEQLARLNFTPQVYSPEHDILTEEVVRKAHAKGIEVAPWTVDDKKEILRLKKLGVDAIITNQPDSVMLWLGSKNSKR; this is encoded by the coding sequence ATGAAAAAACCAGTTTTTGTCTCAATACCTCTATTGGCAATGTGTGTTGCTGCACTGATGGGTGGATGTAAATCTGCCGAAGAGAAGATTCCCGTAGTTCATGCGCATCGTGGTGGAGCAGCTCTCTATCCGGAGAATACCATTCCCGCTATGATTCATGCTGTTGATCTGGGTGTGCCGGTCCTGGAACTGGATTTGCATGTCACGCTCGATAGCCAGATTGTTGTCTCTCATGATGCTTTCTTTAACTCGATAAAGGCGTTTACTCCTCAGGGAGATACGATTCCGAAAGATCAGATGAAGAATTACAAACTCTATCATATGACGTATGATAGCATTTGTAAGTACGATGTGGGCAACCGTGTGAATCCGTCTTTCCCTTTGCGTAAGAATCTGAAATGTGTTGTTCCGCTGGTTTCAACGCTTATTGATAGCGTGGAAACATACGTGAAGCATAACGGGAAAGCGGCTGTTTCCTACAATATTGAAATAAAGTCTGATCCTGCTAAAGATGGAATCTTTTCGCCTGATTACCGGACTTTCGCCGACTTATGCATGAAGGTGTTGCTAAGTAAGGAATTGGGAGACCGATTGTTGGTGCAATGCTTTGATGTGCGTACGCTCAACTATCTGCATCAGAAATACCCATCCGTGCGATTGTCCTATCTGGTTGAAGATCATGTGGCTTCTTTTGACGAACAGTTGGCCAGACTTAACTTTACTCCACAGGTATATAGTCCCGAGCACGACATCTTAACTGAAGAGGTAGTGCGTAAAGCGCATGCCAAAGGAATAGAGGTTGCTCCCTGGACGGTAGATGATAAAAAGGAGATCCTTCGGTTGAAGAAGTTGGGTGTGGATGCCATTATCACCAACCAGCCGGATAGCGTGATGCTGTGGTTGGGCAGTAAAAACAGCAAACGATAA
- a CDS encoding clostripain-related cysteine peptidase — protein MSALHVPIGKKSILFFCCTLFCSLFLFTACSTDEDEPVVPVSYTVLIYMAADNSMDSEVDYTLKELKEGMKRSGGNTVVYLDRISEAPRLFRITADGEEVALKDYAEENSASAETLARVITETKELVPSETFGLVYWSHSMGWVPSGYSKDTRASVAVEASFPRTRYLGMDEHQSTNAQGLTLMEIDEMAAALPDHVAEFMLFDACMMGSVEALYQLRNKCHYFIASPAEVLMEADYDASGMPYSKLLPQLFGGKDELAEACQKYYNHYNGMSAKILRSATIALIDAEQLDGLYSTVSSILKSRLSVMQSLNTDGLQVYHRASLPKVFFDLNDVMKKVSTASQYQAFEAQLAKTVLYKAATEKFASDLTLASYSGLSVYVPLSKWSGTTEYTYYFNSLDWSKVYGAD, from the coding sequence ATGAGTGCGCTTCATGTACCCATCGGCAAAAAAAGTATTCTTTTCTTTTGCTGTACACTCTTCTGTAGCCTCTTTCTCTTTACCGCTTGTTCTACCGATGAGGATGAGCCGGTAGTCCCGGTTTCTTATACCGTATTAATCTACATGGCAGCGGATAATTCTATGGATTCTGAAGTAGACTATACCCTGAAAGAGCTCAAAGAGGGAATGAAACGAAGCGGTGGTAACACAGTCGTTTATCTGGATCGGATTTCCGAAGCTCCCCGTCTTTTTCGGATTACTGCTGATGGCGAAGAGGTAGCTTTAAAAGATTATGCTGAAGAGAACTCCGCCAGTGCTGAAACATTGGCCCGGGTGATTACTGAAACGAAAGAGTTGGTACCATCGGAGACCTTCGGACTGGTTTACTGGTCGCACTCCATGGGATGGGTACCCTCCGGATATTCTAAAGATACGCGTGCCAGTGTTGCTGTTGAAGCCTCTTTTCCTCGTACCCGCTACCTGGGCATGGACGAGCATCAATCCACAAATGCGCAAGGACTGACACTGATGGAGATAGACGAGATGGCCGCTGCCTTGCCGGATCATGTGGCGGAGTTTATGCTCTTTGATGCCTGTATGATGGGTAGCGTGGAAGCCCTCTATCAACTGCGTAACAAGTGCCACTATTTCATAGCTTCTCCTGCCGAGGTACTGATGGAGGCCGATTATGATGCTTCCGGCATGCCCTATTCAAAATTACTGCCCCAGTTGTTTGGAGGCAAAGATGAACTAGCTGAGGCTTGCCAAAAATATTATAATCACTATAACGGTATGAGCGCCAAGATTCTACGTTCCGCTACTATTGCGTTGATTGATGCAGAACAATTGGATGGATTATACTCTACCGTAAGCAGCATACTTAAGAGCCGATTATCCGTCATGCAAAGTTTGAATACCGATGGCTTGCAAGTCTATCACAGAGCTAGTTTACCCAAGGTGTTCTTCGATCTCAACGATGTGATGAAAAAAGTAAGCACCGCCTCCCAGTATCAGGCGTTTGAGGCGCAACTGGCCAAAACAGTACTCTACAAGGCCGCTACCGAGAAGTTCGCCAGCGATTTAACCTTGGCAAGTTACAGTGGTTTAAGCGTCTATGTGCCTTTGAGCAAATGGTCGGGAACTACAGAATATACTTATTATTTTAATTCATTAGATTGGAGTAAAGTCTACGGAGCCGATTAA
- a CDS encoding TolC family protein, with product MIKQLFKITLLLVCVAASFMPVCAQQSVDSLSFQQVIAQVIQTHPSVKEAQEALNGAAAKIELARSAYLPTVDFNASYTRLGPVSKVDFPGLGTFQLNPYDNYKAGVDINQTIYDFKKTAKAVEVENKRKELTAISIDKVKQSLSMTVVNNYYALVYLQSAIDIKNEELRNLQSHLESIVKKNSTGSATKYEILSTQVKISTIESQKYDLEAAISNQLSILNTLLGQPEDTPHRVINTLNMASIETQNSNVAYAIEHREEIKLAKEQTVLESLNYSAIKTANNPSINAFASAGFKNGYSPEQNSLKGNFLVGVGVKVPLYDAKKNKSNLLISKSSVVSSQLETEIVRRNIVNEVVEAQSSIESSKKKVAQFEMQLTHALQAYELAKTSYKSGVITNLDLLDSETAVSESRLQLLKSQLDQQVSILKLKIAIGNHIY from the coding sequence ATGATTAAACAATTATTCAAAATAACACTATTACTGGTATGTGTTGCAGCTTCTTTTATGCCTGTCTGTGCACAGCAATCAGTTGATTCATTGTCTTTTCAGCAGGTCATAGCACAAGTGATACAAACTCATCCATCGGTAAAAGAAGCACAAGAAGCTCTTAATGGAGCAGCAGCTAAAATCGAATTGGCCAGGTCGGCTTATCTGCCTACAGTAGATTTTAATGCTTCTTACACTCGATTAGGTCCTGTGTCAAAAGTTGATTTCCCGGGACTAGGAACATTCCAGCTTAACCCGTATGACAATTATAAGGCAGGAGTGGACATCAATCAAACAATCTACGACTTTAAAAAGACGGCTAAAGCTGTTGAGGTAGAAAATAAAAGGAAAGAGCTTACGGCTATTTCGATCGATAAAGTGAAGCAATCGCTTTCTATGACCGTGGTTAACAACTATTATGCATTAGTTTACCTTCAAAGCGCCATTGATATAAAAAATGAGGAACTACGTAACTTACAAAGCCACTTGGAGTCTATAGTAAAGAAGAACAGCACAGGCTCTGCAACAAAATACGAGATCCTCTCAACTCAGGTGAAAATTTCAACCATAGAAAGCCAAAAGTATGACTTGGAAGCAGCCATAAGTAACCAGCTTTCTATACTAAACACCTTACTCGGTCAGCCGGAAGATACCCCACACAGAGTTATAAATACGCTGAACATGGCAAGCATTGAGACCCAAAACTCAAATGTGGCTTATGCCATCGAACACCGCGAAGAGATAAAGCTAGCCAAGGAACAAACAGTATTGGAAAGCTTAAATTATTCAGCGATAAAGACGGCAAATAACCCCAGCATAAATGCTTTCGCTTCTGCCGGATTTAAGAATGGATATTCTCCTGAACAGAATAGTTTGAAAGGAAATTTCTTGGTAGGTGTAGGCGTAAAAGTTCCTCTTTATGATGCGAAGAAAAACAAAAGCAATCTGCTGATATCCAAATCAAGCGTGGTTAGTTCGCAACTTGAAACAGAAATTGTTCGCCGCAATATTGTGAACGAAGTAGTAGAGGCACAATCGAGTATTGAGTCTTCAAAAAAGAAAGTGGCACAATTTGAGATGCAGCTCACACACGCCTTGCAAGCTTACGAACTAGCCAAAACAAGTTATAAAAGCGGAGTTATTACGAATTTGGACTTGCTTGACTCCGAGACAGCCGTTTCGGAAAGCAGACTTCAACTCCTTAAATCCCAACTTGACCAACAAGTATCTATACTTAAGCTCAAAATAGCGATCGGAAATCATATTTATTAA